A stretch of Saccharomyces cerevisiae S288C chromosome IV, complete sequence DNA encodes these proteins:
- the RAD28 gene encoding Rad28p (Protein involved in DNA repair; related to the human CSA protein that is involved in transcription-coupled repair nucleotide excision repair), with amino-acid sequence MDPFLEFRVGNISLNEFYRRTIQSEFERILEDPLSNMKNYRFSKQSNYSTKEKTPLSIGVNCLDIDDTGQVLLGGGDDGSLSIWGLDESLHRNDEGEQELINKRLNYIKRQPHQSDDEPAQIMGYKNKRTRINDNNTMRLVHSFQTQRNKYRMYRQSSAAVPVQRSHISNKTDSPIGFSETLSETDSEASISHHKYGITTLKWYKADNGMFFTGSNDKTVKIWDTNRFEAVQDINLGYKINQIDNNVVDDSSLLVVASEDYYPRLIDLRTMNSGVTALGMGNQTRMQSEILCCKFNPVREQIIACGDMEGGVKLWDLRMRNRLYSELKRNKNRFKTINNDDNDDQSDVYFSSNQSKAHLRCCSDIVWNSEGSELCSVGMDGKLNVWRPFTEILQPEGLASYSQLGTQDLSRIKYKKRVSRRLLWFDKFLLCITDNGEVEIYNTEEKKLWNKLEYPMVNQVKKNQASHCQFSSMIVQTNIMNSVGLKLFFGTNNNTVSDGGSIFECS; translated from the coding sequence ATGGATCCATTTTTAGAGTTCAGAGTAGGCAATATCTCATTAAATGAATTTTATAGAAGAACTATTCAAAGCGAATTTGAGAGGATCCTTGAAGATCCCCTATCAAATATGAAAAACTACAGATTTAGTAAACAATCAAACTATagtacaaaagaaaaaacacCGTTAAGTATAGGTGTTAACTGTcttgatattgatgataCTGGTCAAGTGTTATTAGGAGGTGGAGATGATGGGTCACTTTCCATTTGGGGTTTAGATGAATCATTGCACCGCAATGATGAAGGTGAACAGGAATTGATCAATAAAAGGCTAAACTATATCAAGCGACAGCCTCACCAATCAGATGATGAGCCTGCTCAAATAATGGgttataaaaataaaagaacaCGAATAAACGACAACAACACTATGAGACTGGTGCACAGTTTTCAAACACAGAGAAACAAATATCGAATGTATAGACAGTCTAGTGCTGCAGTTCCAGTTCAAAGATCACACATATCAAATAAAACGGATTCTCCTATCGGGTTTAGTGAGACACTATCTGAAACAGATTCAGAAGCTTCCATATCTCACCATAAATATGGTATAACAACTTTGAAGTGGTATAAGGCTGATAATGGGATGTTTTTTACTGGCTCAAATGATAAAACTGTAAAAATATGGGACACAAACAGGTTTGAAGCGGTTCAAGATATAAACCTGGGGtataaaataaatcaaaTTGATAATAACGTTGTCGACGACAGTTCTTTGCTTGTAGTGGCAAGTGAAGACTACTATCCAAGATTAATTGACCTGAGAACCATGAATTCAGGGGTAACTGCGCTTGGAATGGGAAATCAAACACGAATGCAATCAGAAATTTTATGCTGCAAATTTAACCCCGTCAGGGAACAGATTATTGCTTGTGGTGACATGGAGGGTGGGGTAAAATTATGGGATCTAAGAATGAGGAACAGACTGTATTcagaattgaaaagaaataaaaataggTTCAAGACTATAAATAACGATGATAATGACGATCAAAGCGATGTCTATTTCAGCTCTAACCAATCAAAAGCCCATCTGAGATGTTGCAGTGACATTGTTTGGAATAGTGAGGGTTCAGAGCTATGTTCAGTCGGCATGGATGGAAAACTGAATGTTTGGAGGCCATTTACGGAAATTCTGCAACCAGAAGGTCTAGCTAGTTATTCCCAGTTGGGAACACAAGACCTGAGCCGTatcaaatacaaaaaaagagtatCTCGAAGGTTGCTTTGGTTTGACAAGTTTTTACTGTGTATTACTGACAATGGTGAAGTAGAAATATACAATAcggaggaaaaaaaactttggaaCAAGCTCGAATACCCAATGGTTAATcaggtaaaaaaaaatcaggCTTCGCATTGTCAGTTTAGTTCCATGATTGTGCAAACAAATATAATGAATTCAGTTGGCCTCAAATTGTTCTTTGGAACTAACAACAACACCGTTAGCGACGGCGGATCCATCTTTGAATGTTCATAA
- the MIX14 gene encoding Mix14p (Mitochondrial intermembrane space hypothetical protein; required for normal oxygen consumption; contains twin cysteine-x9-cysteine motifs; protein abundance increases in response to DNA replication stress) produces MSDILDEIVIEDVVANCPQEFLQYHKCIRDNEENPGKCKDGRMILSTCIREKVPSVKSIMSECSEPMKKYDQCIRDNMGTRTINENCLGFLQDLRKCAELQVKNKNIKPSINGVNLELIKD; encoded by the coding sequence atgtCTGATATTTTGGATGAGATTGTCATAGAAGATGTTGTGGCAAATTGCCCCCAGGAGTTTCTGCAATATCATAAATGCATAAGAGATAATGAGGAAAATCCTGGGAAGTGTAAAGATGGAAGAATGATATTATCTACATGCATTAGAGAAAAAGTGCCCAGTGTGAAAAGTATCATGAGCGAATGTAGTGAGCCAATGAAGAAATATGACCAATGCATTCGTGATAATATGGGTACAAGAACTATTAACGAAAACTGTCTAGGATTCTTACAGGACTTAAGGAAATGTGCGGAATTGCAggttaaaaataaaaatattaagcCTTCAATTAATGGAGTAAACTTGGAATTAATCAAGGACTGA
- the MRH1 gene encoding Mrh1p (Protein that localizes primarily to the plasma membrane; also found at the nuclear envelope; long-lived protein that is asymmetrically retained in the plasma membrane of mother cells; the authentic, non-tagged protein is detected in mitochondria in a phosphorylated state; null mutation confers sensitivity to acetic acid), translating to MSTFETLIKRGGNEAIKINPPTGADFHITSRGSDWFWTCFCCYLLFGLILTFLMFRKPVNDRFFYLTGIAPNFFMCIAYFTMASNLGWIPVKAKYNHVQTSTQKEHPGYRQIFYSRFVGWFLALPWPIIQICMLAGTPFWQMAFNVCITEFFTVCWLIAACVHSTYKWGYYTIGLGAAIVVSISVMTTSYNLVKQRDNDIRLTFLVFFSIIMFLWIIAYPTCFGITDGGNVLQPDSAGIFYGIIDLILMCFIPTLLVPIANHFGADKLGYHFGPSDAEAVMAPKAPVASPRPAATPNLSKDKKKKSKKSKKSKKSKKSEE from the coding sequence atgTCTACCTTTGAAACTTTAATTAAAAGAGGTGGTAACGAAGCCATCAAAATTAACCCTCCAACCGGTGCGGATTTCCACATCACTAGTCGTGGTTCCGATTGGTTCTGGACATGTTTCTGTTGTTACCTATTATTTGGTTTAATTTTAACATTCTTAATGTTCAGAAAACCAGTCAATGACAGATTCTTTTACCTTACCGGTATTGCTCCAAACTTTTTCATGTGTATCGCTTATTTCACCATGGCTTCTAACTTAGGTTGGATTCCAGTCAAGGCTAAGTACAACCATGTCCAAACTTCTACTCAAAAAGAACATCCAGGTTACAGACAAATCTTCTACTCTAGATTCGTTGGTTGGTTCTTAGCTTTGCCATGGCCAATTATTCAAATCTGTATGCTAGCTGGTACCCCATTCTGGCAAATGGCTTTCAATGTTTGTATTACTGAATTCTTCACTGTTTGTTGGTTGATCGCTGCCTGTGTTCACTCCACTTACAAATGGGGTTACTACACCATCGGTCTAGGTGCTGCTATTGTCGTTAGTATCAGTGTTATGACCACCAGTTACAACTTGGTGAAACAAAGAGATAACGATATCAGGTTGACATTCcttgttttcttcagcATTATTATGTTCTTGTGGATTATTGCTTACCCAACTTGTTTCGGTATTACCGATGGTGGTAACGTTTTGCAGCCAGACTCTGCCGGTATTTTCTATGGTATCATTGATCTTATTTTGATGTGTTTCATTCCAACTTTATTGGTTCCAATTGCTAACCACTTCGGTGCTGACAAATTGGGCTACCATTTCGGACCTAGTGATGCCGAAGCAGTGATGGCTCCAAAAGCTCCAGTTGCTAGTCCAAGACCTGCTGCTACACCAAACTTGAGTAaggacaagaaaaagaagtcTAAGAAGAGCAAGAAATCTAAGAAGTCTAAGAAGTCTGAAGAATAA
- the PST2 gene encoding flavodoxin-like fold family protein (FMN-dependent NAD(P)H:quinone oxidoreductase; induced by oxidative stress in a Yap1p dependent manner; the authentic, non-tagged protein is detected in highly purified mitochondria in high-throughput studies; protein abundance increases in response to DNA replication stress; PST2 has a paralog, RFS1, that arose from the whole genome duplication) gives MPRVAIIIYTLYGHVAATAEAEKKGIEAAGGSADIYQVEETLSPEVVKALGGAPKPDYPIATQDTLTEYDAFLFGIPTRFGNFPAQWKAFWDRTGGLWAKGALHGKVAGCFVSTGTGGGNEATIMNSLSTLAHHGIIFVPLGYKNVFAELTNMDEVHGGSPWGAGTIAGSDGSRSPSALELQVHEIQGKTFYETVAKF, from the coding sequence ATGCCAAGAGTAGCTATCATCATTTACACACTATATGGTCACGTTGCTGCCACCGCAGAGGCAGAAAAGAAGGGAATTGAAGCCGCTGGAGGCTCTGCAGACATTTATCAAGTCGAGGAAACGTTGTCTCCAGAAGTTGTTAAGGCGCTTGGCGGTGCTCCAAAGCCAGATTACCCAATTGCCACTCAAGATACGTTGACAGAATATGATGCCTTTTTGTTTGGTATTCCAACTAGATTTGGTAACTTCCCTGCTCAATGGAAGGCTTTCTGGGACCGTACCGGTGGGTTGTGGGCTAAGGGTGCTTTGCATGGTAAGGTCGCTGGTTGTTTCGTCTCCACCGGAACTGGTGGTGGTAATGAAGCCACAATTATGAACTCTTTGTCTACTTTGGCTCATCACGGTATCATTTTTGTCCCATTGGGTTACAAGAATGTTTTCGCTGAATTGACCAATATGGATGAAGTTCACGGTGGTTCACCATGGGGTGCGGGTACCATTGCAGGCAGTGACGGTTCAAGATCTCCTTCCGCCTTGGAATTACAAGTACACGAAATTCAAGGCAAGACTTTCTACGAAACCGTTGcaaagttttga
- the LYS14 gene encoding Lys14p (Transcriptional activator involved in regulating lysine biosynthesis; involved in the regulation of genes of the lysine biosynthesis pathway; requires 2-aminoadipate semialdehyde as co-inducer) — MFESVNLDENSPEDRELAKVLSPPGSYLSPASLDSGSSFTNSGTSTSCFEPKNNLPSLSFLNARAGSLGGIFNHKQMTSPSNSNIGGENVESTTSSNDGSNENAGHPTTSEQDQNADHPTISQADDNGHSSLTPNPAVTSTVTDKKGNTVKRKYSRNGCSECKRRRMKCDETKPTCWQCARLNRQCVYVLNPKNKKRRTSNAQRVKEFRKHSTSLDNDHNNARKRQHSSCKAEKKKKVRQNLSEDTTDPKPITDNGKNVPLDEIESLEIPNLDLTTTMNGYDVNLLMQNLNDMVNMKLHDSYLLNEELKGLDLPDLDIPELLPASNVNSSVPISFLVNNVITFNTKLSSFKLGGIHDKYLKIFYYDCLDSIAPFFQNQGNPLRDILLSFAKNEAYLLSSILATGASIAYRKSNNLEDERNYCAYLSHCLSLLGEQFKNESNVLNRIEPIILTVIMLAWDCIYSMNSQWRSHLKGVTDLFKKINAGNSSKVLNVAKCWFKVMETFASISTVFGGSLIDNNDLDAIFDPYDYQYVDSLKFLNIMTPLNEFNLLRGHKEDFDLVIKEVFKSLNTIRSTEKNYFSKEEGLFTKKLDYLLLSSQTSSEKSKDQISYFNTQKILVEIDKQLDYEFIDKSGIIPSDNQSHPRISNIHDNAIDMVTLKNGEEVAISWYDISHQTQVLSFLLIVLLKLLGMPKESSTIQQVVKKIMSFFKFLDSDSPPQNSRTCYSNFAVLIAGLNAMDEETRAIVKRYYKINGGKFQKLTEHNLNRLEKVWYGKNQNYRLEEQDVLTW, encoded by the coding sequence ATGTTCGAATCTGTCAATTTGGATGAAAATTCTCCAGAGGATAGAGAACTGGCTAAGGTTTTGTCCCCACCGGGTAGTTATCTTTCTCCAGCTTCACTAGACAGTGGTTCATCGTTCACAAATAGTGGGACTTCAACTAGTTGCTTTGAACCAAAAAACAATCTACCCTCCTTATCGTTTTTAAATGCTAGAGCGGGATCTTTAGGTGGCATTTTTAATCATAAACAGATGACCTCGCCGTCAAATTCGAATATAGGAGGCGAAAATGTAGAATCGACCACAAGTAGTAATGACGGcagtaatgaaaatgcAGGTCATCCCACTACTTCAGAGCAAGATCAAAATGCAGATCACCCCACTATTTCACAGGCAGATGATAATGGACACTCATCGTTGACCCCTAATCCTGCTGTAACTTCAACTGTTACGGATAAGAAGGGAAATACAGTAAAACGGAAGTACTCCAGAAATGGGTGCTCCGAGTGTAAGAGACGAAGAATGAAATGTGATGAAACTAAACCGACTTGTTGGCAGTGCGCAAGATTGAATCGTCAGTGCGTTTACGTTTTAAACccaaaaaataagaaaagaagaacctCAAATGCTCAAAGAGTAAAAGAATTTAGGAAGCACAGTACTAGCCTCGATAATGATCATAATAATGCTCGCAAGCGTCAGCATTCGTCATGCAAGGCtgagaagaagaaaaaagtacGACAAAATTTAAGTGAAGACACCACGGACCCTAAACCGATTACAGATAACGGCAAGAATGTACCTTTGGATGAAATAGAATCCCTAGAGATTCCAAATTTGGACCTTACCACCACAATGAATGGATATGACGTTAATTTACTAATGCAGAACTTGAATGATATGGTTAATATGAAACTTCATGACTCTTACTTATTGAATGAAGAACTGAAAGGATTAGATTTGCCCGATTTGGACATACCTGAACTTTTGCCCGCTTCGAATGTGAACAGTAGCGTACCAATATCCTTTCTGGTGAATAATGTAATAACTTTCAACACAAAACTAAGCTCGTTCAAACTAGGTGGAATCCACGATAAGTATCTAAAGATATTTTACTACGATTGCTTAGATTCTATTGCGccctttttccaaaatcaaGGGAACCCGTTAAGAGATATCTTACTTTCATTTGCGAAAAACGAGGCCTATCTTTTATCTTCCATATTAGCTACGGGAGCATCTATAGCATATAGAAAGTCTAATAACTTGGAAGATGAACGAAACTATTGTGCTTATTTGTCACATTGCCTGAGCCTGTTGGGTGAACAATTCAAGAATGAGTCAAACGTTTTAAATAGGATAGAGCCTATCATCCTGACGGTCATCATGCTTGCATGGGATTGTATttattcaatgaattcTCAATGGAGGTCTCACTTAAAAGGTGTAACTGAcctttttaaaaaaatcaatgcCGGGAATTCCTCCAAAGTACTTAACGTTGCAAAATGTTGGTTTAAAGTTATGGAAACATTCGCCAGTATAAGTACGGTATTTGGCGGATCTTTAATTGATAATAATGACCTTGATGCAATTTTTGATCCATATGATTACCAATATGTTGACTcgttaaaatttttaaatattatGACTCCACTAAATGAGTTTAATCTTTTAAGAGGACATAAAGAAGATTTCGATCTTGTTATTAAAgaagttttcaaatcacTCAATACAATTAGGtcaactgaaaaaaattacttttctaaagaagaaggtttgTTCACTAAGAAATTAGACTATCTGCTTTTATCATCCCAAACTTCGTCCGAAAAGTCCAAAGACCAGATATCATATTTCAATACGCAGAAAATTCTAGTGGAAATTGACAAGCAATTAGATTACGAATTTATTGACAAATCTGGAATTATACCCTCAGACAATCAGTCACACCCTAGAATTAGTAATATTCATGATAATGCCATCGATATGGTGACATTAAAGAACGGTGAAGAAGTTGCCATCAGCTGGTATGATATTTCTCATCAGACACAAGTTTTATCTTTCTTATTAATTGTATTATTAAAACTTTTAGGTATGCCAAAAGAGTCAAGTACCATTCAACAAGTGGTCAAGAAAATCAtgtctttcttcaaattcttaGACAGTGACTCGCCGCCACAAAATTCAAGGACTTGTTATAGTAATTTTGCTGTATTGATTGCAGGTTTGAATGCAATGGACGAGGAAACAAGAGCGATTGTTAAAAGATATTATAAAATCAATGGtggaaaatttcaaaagctcACAGAACATAATCTTAACAGACTGGAAAAGGTCTGGTATGgtaaaaatcaaaattaCAGGTTAGAAGAACAAGACGTTTTAACATGGTAG